In Daphnia pulicaria isolate SC F1-1A chromosome 5, SC_F0-13Bv2, whole genome shotgun sequence, a single genomic region encodes these proteins:
- the LOC124340774 gene encoding uncharacterized protein LOC124340774 isoform X3 gives MAANSLRVFFQSLLSGPAQSIHQKRHINQTSSWLPPIDNWNGSIQAGASGGTSLPYGWEAATDREGKAYFINHLNKTTTYEDPRKDWGEEPPQPREVELSRHPELGFGFVAGSEKPVIVRFVTEGGPSVDKLLPGDQIWRINGEDVKNAPRDHVIQLVRSCKETVHLAVCQPPLDNSTRKSALLSAAKKAKLRNNPSRVRFAEGVVINGTTLPLSQSLSREDPCPPLMPNVMKVYLENGQTKSFKYDSATTVSDVLNSLQQKLGFKSMDNFSLCVEHVKSIRKNKLTLLDPAESLAWIAARPGAHNLRCMLRIAFLPKDAYDLLRKDTGGFEYLFMQCCNDVVQERFAPELKYDIALRIAALHMHQHALTNKMQGKLTVKNIEREYGLERFVPTSLVEAMKRKELRKLLSHFFKVNQQLTAPGQKQLTVLQAKLHYLKIIAELPSYGAKCFSTNFKSDSNVETVILVSPKFGVSQISGMRSSAPLTLCNVEDITSLNVRREDELTQYVEIRLKDPDKETLLLSLEERDAEEIILVLRGYHKLATDRVLPVHRERSRWTQDSAPPYHTRHTVLPSPWSFVDRTTAPPCGASEPEEKLVRYADLSVPPPYHPPPQGFQLPSNRYPSHGEPDEGAIGEREFDDPFDPTLTYDSPRDLRGVSLALSPQHGSNKVDSNMNKPLPNNNVESSSAAGPTATFKNRLPVLSSVSSREIPAARRVSTLETAVPSHKLGFDMPSVVSMEILESQQQQTEMLVQQLADCSEARNDAVIQRVSELKRLVEDAEQYLTGDRSSRVSDVETSSLLSDMSQLSKTESDQSGSGAGAGYGRLRHSDSLLLLTQGQKQLSLPDNSTILLDAADHASSSDTDSVSTTPNQTPTHSPSQRPKSAEGLKHGPSSRPPSMLKPSDSSFGLHSPDVIPSVSGHEDKDLEGLLRRLQDDLPLAEGSLIYLDPDIIDLTMIPPPITPEEDGLKMKFPATINEPPTPFADRDSLENELAAMKSTPSGAVRGRPTPSDLGELQDLTDLAQWSDVVSDSSCLNSSTERDFHDSEDTFSLSGVSTRSVSSLASSVRAGSTSSLAVQTLTESKRRWIADEKRKHLTANPELDKFLSTVAVPLPPSSGNKSSTQTGSGDFSSEDLSAYIIPPPPANASNTSNNGLVILQKLYAAREGIFQVMREETPVVVNSGPTQQQQHGGKHFDEKDRVMVEMKVRFEQREPNHGVSAKIGEMQRLLTSSNNSTSVTETVTVATSSSNVVSTKGTTPDLSPASSHSSGYGSLKSIADCSNNPPPELPARQPAGQFSPRKNGFVHFKMPALNPLNGALKAPGYGPSFRSAFIDDDDEEDEDIPPPPPPPRNPIPRMIIAAAAAANARLPAPGKIAETAVAPPPGLLTKSSSQGDLLGRVSSTTLSSGRMSDPHRLRMDEMGTHVTGVKGMSASTESISTVHKNGQSGSSSPSKLSMASSSDSIGSNASVATVKNSPGSIAAGTSSIVSAKETDNTPPLPPRNSPTRVIMPKLAVTPQTESTMKSAVANRVARPVVDSRPTPPVTNTSPTQRPPALPSRLRKPVPVTSPQKPSPPSMASNSNGPVNVRSPVTKAAAPPPPPIKSTPPSSPNHYAVPSVMKTANESPSKRSEYQTPVVARAPRSAVAPPPPSSSSRIGQPGAPLSTSSPKLGGRNNASIGNNVISLNIRVEGKGAPGQDLPSWTNNSPNHRKPGSGVAVPERDNGSLDSGSFEQDSLDGSTDFDLSTLICQSEQAVTRVISRLAVPLAAKAEQPHPQGDEDLGQIEAARERLINESRQFVTASKMFVKSVTDSPQTMAVCLSQCVVLIERMGVAVEDVSQREQNRDLPPKVRDVARAFLHTLKAAAEASGQGVSDPSMGRLMGKATALAGVLTILMRSLRP, from the exons ATGGCGGCCAACAGTTTGCGCGTCTTCTTTCAAAGTTTACTCTCGGGACCAGCTCAGTCAATTCATCAGAAACG TCACATCAATCAGACGTCGTCCTGGCTGCCCCCCATTGACAATTGGAATGGAAGCATCCAGGCCGGTGCCAGCGGAGGCACGTCGCTGCCCTACGGCTGGGAGGCGGCCACCGACCGAGAAGGCAAAGCCTACTTCATCAA CCACTTGAACAAAACGACGACCTACGAGGATCCGCGCAAGGATTGGGGCGAAGAGCCGCCGCAGCCGCGCGAAGTCGAACTCTCCCGCCATCCGGAACTGGGATTCGGTTTTGTGGCCGGCAGCGAAAAACCAGTCATTGTTAG GTTCGTGACGGAAGGCGGCCCGAGCGTGGACAAACTGCTGCCAGGCGATCAAATTTGGAGAATCAACGGGGAGGACGTCAAGAATGCTCCGCGCGATCACGTCATTCAATTGGTCCGCTCCTGTAAAGAGACGGTCCACCTCGCCGTGTGCCAGCCGCCGTTGGACAAC TCGACGCGCAAATCCGCTTTGCTCAGTGCGGCCAAGAAAGCCAAGCTGAGAAATAATCCATCTCGCGTCCGCTTTGCCGAAGGCGTCGTGATTAACGGCACCACATTGCCGTTG AGCCAATCGCTGAGCCGGGAAGATCCTTGCCCGCCGCTCATGCCCAACGTGATGAAAGTCTACCTGGAGAACGGGCAGACGAAATCGTTCAAGTACGACTCGGCCACCACCGTCTCCGACGTCCTCAACTCGCTACAGCAGAAACTCGGCTTCAAATCGATGGACAACTTTTCGCTGTGCGTCGAGCACGTCAAGAGCATCCGCAAAAACAAGTTGACGCTGCTCGATCCGGCCGAATCTCTCGCCTGG ATTGCGGCCAGGCCGGGCGCTCACAATCTCCGCTGCATGTTGCGAATAGCTTTCCTACCGAAAGACGCCTACGACTTGCTAAGGAAAGACACGGGAGGCTTCGAGTACCTCTTCATGCAA tgcTGCAATGACGTCGTTCAGGAGAGGTTCGCTCCCGAGCTCAAGTACGACATCGCCTTGCGAATTGCCGCCCTTCACATGCACCAGCATGCGCTTACCAACAAGATGCAGGGCAAGCTCACCGTGAAGAATATCGA GCGCGAATACGGGCTGGAACGGTTCGTGCCCACCTCGCTGGTCGAGGCGATGAAGCGCAAGGAGTTGCGCAAATTGCTCTCGCACTTTTTCAAAGTCAATCAACAACTGACGGCGCCCGGGCAGAAGCAGTTGACCGTCCTACAGGCCAAGCTCCACTACCTCAAAATCATTGCCGAACTGCCCAGCTACGGCGCGAAATGTTTTTCCACCAACTTCAAg tCGGATTCGAATGTTGAGACTGTGATATTGGTCAGCCCCAAATTCGGCGTTAGTCAAATATCCGGAATGCGGAGCAGTGCG CCTTTGACGCTGTGCAACGTTGAAGACATCACTTCATTGAACGTCCGACGCGAGGATGAACTGACGCAGTACGTTGAAATTCGCCTGAAAGATCCCGATAAGGAG ACATTGTTGCTAAGCCTTGAGGAACGTGACGCTGAAGAAATCATTCTAGTTTTGCGGGGCTATCACAAACTAGCCACTGATCGCGTCTTGCCCGTCCATCGAGAAAGGAGTCGCTGGACCCAGGATTCCG CTCCTCCGTATCACACTCGTCACACGGTCCTCCCTTCTCCGTGGAGCTTTGTGGATCGCACGACCGCTCCTCCCTGTGGCGCTTCCGAACCGGAAGAGAAATTGGTCCGCTACGCTGATCTCTCCGTTCCGCCGCCTTATCACCCACCGCCACAAGGTTTCCAG TTGCCCAGCAACCGCTATCCATCGCACGGCGAGCCCGACGAGGGAGCGATCGGTGAAAGGGAATTTGACGATCCATTCGATCCCACCTTGACCTACGACAGTCCGCGTGATCTCCGCGGAGTGTCGCTAGCTTTGAGTCCGCAGCACGGCAGCAACAAGGTGGACAGCAACATGAACAAGCCATTACCCAACAACAACGTCGAGTCGTCTTCGGCGGCCGGACCGACGGCCACATTCAAGAACCGGTTGCCCGTCTTGTCTTCGGTTTCGTCGAGGGAAATCCCAGCCGCCCGTCGCGTTTCCACCCTGGAGACGGCGGTGCCCAGTCACAAGCTCGGCTTTGACATGCCCAGCGTTGTGTCGATGGAGATCCTGGagtcgcagcagcagcaaactgAAATGCTGGTCCAGCAGTTGGCCGACTGCTCGGAGGCCCGCAACGACGCAGTCATCCAACGCGTCTCGGAACTCAAACGCCTGGTGGAAGACGCCGAGCAGTACCTGACGGGCGATCGCAGCAGTCGAGTCTCGGACGTGGAGACGTCCAGCCTCTTGTCGGACATGTCTCAATTGTCTAAAACCGAGTCGGACCAGTCGGGTAGCGGCGCAGGTGCTGGGTACGGTCGTCTCCGGCACAGCGACTCGCTTCTCCTTCTGACGCAGGGACAGAAACAACTTTCACTGCCGGACAATTCGACCATTTTGCTGGACGCTGCCGATCACGCGTCCAGCAGCGACACAGATTCGGTCAGCACGACCCCCAACCAGACGCCCACTCACAGTCCGTCTCAGCGACCCAAGTCGGCTGAAGGTCTGAAACATGGCCCGTCGTCCAGACCGCCTTCGATGCTGAAGCCCAGCGACTCGAGCTTTGGTCTCCACAGCCCGGACGTCATTCCTAGCGTGTCCGGCCACGAAGACAAAGATTTGGAGGGTTTACTTCGACGCCTGCAGGATGATCTTCCACTGGCCGAAGGATCGCTCATCTACCTCGATCCGGACATCATTGATTTGACCATGATTCCACCACCCATCACGCCCGAAGAGGACGgactcaaaatgaaatttccgGCCACCATCAACGAACCGCCGACTCCTTTCGCTGATCGAGATTCCCTGGAGAACGAGCTGGCCGCCATGAAATCGACGCCGTCCGGCGCCGTCCGTGGACGTCCAACGCCATCTGATCTTGGTGAATTGCAGGACTTGACGGACTTGGCCCAGTGGTCCGATGTAGTCTCGGATTCTTCGTGCCTAAACAGCAGCACGGAGAGGGACTTTCACGACTCGGAAGACACGTTTTCCCTGAGTGGGGTCAGCACCCGCTCCGTCAGTTCACTGGCCAGCTCAGTCCGTGCTGGCTCCACGTCCAGCTTAGCCGTCCAAACTTTGACGGAGAGTAAGAGGCGCTGGATAGCCGACGAGAAGCGTAAACATCTGACGGCCAACCCAGAACTGGACAAGTTTCTATCAACAGTAGCTGTCCCTTTACCGCCCAGCAGCGGCAACAAGTCGTCAACTCAGACCGGATCAGGCGATTTTAGCAGTGAAGATCTTTCGGCTTACATCATTCCACCTCCGCCGGCCAATGCCAGCAACACGTCCAACAACGGGCTGGTCATCCTGCAGAAACTCTACGCCGCCCGTGAAGGGATTTTCCAGGTGATGAGGGAGGAAACTCCGGTCGTCGTCAACAGCGGtccaacacaacaacaacaacacggcgGCAAACACTTTGACGAAAAGGACCGTGTCATGGTTGAAATGAAAGTTCGTTTCGAGCAGCGGGAGCCCAACCACGGGGTGTCGGCCAAAATTGGCGAGATGCAGCGCTTGCTGACTTCGTCCAATAACTCTACGTCCGTCACGGAGACGGTCACCGTTGCTACATCCAGTTCGAATGTCGTTTCCACCAAAGGTACCACACCGGACCTTAGTCCGGCATCCAGCCACTCTTCCGGCTATGGATCGCTCAAGTCGATTGCCGACTGTTCGAATAACCCACCTCCGGAATTGCCCGCTCGTCAGCCAGCTGGGCAGTTTAGTCCGCGCAAGAATGGATTTGTTCACTTCAAAATGCCCGCGCTTAACCCGTTGAACGGTGCTCTAAAAGCCCCCGGTTATGGACCCTCGTTCAGATCGGCTTTTatcgatgacgacgacgaggaagaCGAGGATattcctccaccaccaccgccgccaagGAATCCTATCCCGAGAATGATCattgccgccgctgctgccgccaATGCTCGACTTCCGGCACCTGGGAAAATCGCGGAAACTGCAGTGGCACCACCTCCAGGTCTCCTCACTAAATCCTCCTCTCAg GGTGATCTCTTGGGGCGTGTTTCGTCGACGACGCTCTCTTCCGGCCGGATGAGCGACCCTCATCGCTTAAGGATGGATGAAATGGGGACCCACGTTACTGGAGTCAAGGGCATGTCGGCCTCGACGGAAAGCATCTCAACAGTTCACAAGAATGGGCAAAGTGGCTCCTCATCGCCTTCCAAGCTGAGCATGGCATCCAGCAGCGACTCTATTGGATCCAACGCCAGTGTGGCCACGGTCAAAAACTCTCCGGGCAGCATCGCTGCAGGTACTTCCAGTATTGTGTCGGCAAAAGAAACAGACAACACGCCTCCATTACCTCCACGCAATAGCCCGACACGAGTGATCATGCCAAAGCTCGCCGTCACACCTCAGACT GAATCGACAATGAAAAGTGCGGTGGCTAATCGAGTAGCGCGCCCAGTGGTAGATTCAAGACCTACACCACCTGTCACTAATACGTCACCCACTCAAAGGCCTCCAGCGCTGCCGTCCCGGCTCCGCAAGCCTGTCCCGGTGACCAGCCCGCAGAAACCATCACCGCCGTCGATGGCGTCGAATAGCAACGGCCCGGTCAATGTCCGCAGTCCGGTGACTAAAGCGGCagctcctcctccaccaccgATCAAGTCAACACCTCCGTCGAGTCCCAATCACTACGCAGTGCCCAGCGTCATGAAAACGGCCAACGAAAGTCCGTCCAAACGGTCGGAATATCAGACCCCCGTCGTTGCCCGTGCCCCGCGGTCCGCAGTTGCACCTCCCCCGCCATCTAGTAGCAGCCGAATCGGGCAGCCGGGAGCCCCGCTTAGCACTAGCAGCCCCAAGCTCGGAGGCCGGAACAACGCCAGCATTGGCAACAACGTCATTAGTTTAAATATACGAGTGGAGGGGAAAGGTGCACCTGGTCAGGACTTGCCGTCGTGGACCAACAACAGTCCCAACCACCGCAAGCCCGGAAGTGGTGTCGCCGTGCCGGAGAGAGACAACGGCTCGCTGGATTCGGGCAGCTTCGAACAAGATTCGTTGGACGGCAGCACGGATTTCGATCTTTCGACTCTCATCTGTCAGTCGGAGCAGGCGGTCACACGAGTCATTTCGCGACTGGCCGTTCCGCTGGCAGCTAAAGCTGAGCAACCGCATCCGCAGGGCGACGAAGATTTGGGTCAAATCGAAGCGGCCCGGGAGAGATTGATTAACGAGTCGCGGCAATTTGTCACGGCCTCGAAAATGTTTGTGAAGAGCGTCACTGATTCCCCGCAGACGATGGCCGTCTGTCTCTCGCAATGCGTCGTGCTCATCGAGCGCATGGGCGTGGCCGTCGAGGACGTGTCTCAGCGGGAGCAGAACCGCGATTTGCCTCCGAAAGTCCGCGACGTGGCTCGAGCCTTCCTGCACACGCTCAAGGCGGCGGCGGAAGCGTCCGGACAGGGAGTCAGCGATCCGAGCATGGGCCGTCTGATGGGCAAGGCTACCGCCTTGGCCGGCGTTCTCACCATACTGATGCGATCCTTGCGACCGTGA